Proteins encoded within one genomic window of Polaribacter sp. NJDZ03:
- the metG gene encoding methionine--tRNA ligase, whose translation MSAPKRYTITAALPYTNGPIHIGHLAGVYVPADIYARYLRLTGNDVAYISGSDEHGAAIPMRAKKEGVSPQVIIDKYHGIIKKSFEDFGISFDNYSRTSSKIHHETASDFFTKLYNDGEFIEEVSAQLYDAEANQFLADRFVVGTCPKCGFEESYGDQCENCGTSHNATDLINPKSSITGNVPSLKETKHWFLPLDKHEAFLREWILEGHKKDWKPNVYGQVKSWVEDGLRPRAVTRDLDWGIPVPLKDAEGKVLYVWFDAPIGYISSTKEWAAREGKNWEDYWKKDDTKMVHFIGKDNIVFHCIIFPAMLKAHGDYILPDNVPANEFLNLEGNKLSTSKNWAVWLHEYLEEFPDQQDVLRYTLTANAPESKDNDFTWKDFQAKNNNELVAIFGNFINRVVVLTNKYYEGIVPAANDFTEVDEDVLAAVKEFPNIIGKSIERYRFREASQELMNLARLGNKYLADEEPWKVIKVDAERVHTIMYVALQISAALAVVSKPFLPFTSDKLKGILNIDDALSWLDITEKDVLLPATHQINKAELLFSKIEDKTIDAQVEKLEATKIANEQENKVLEPQKETIEFEDFTKLDIRIGTILEAEKVAKTKKLLKLKVDVGIDTRTIVSGIAESFSPEDIIGQQVSVLVNLAPRKIRGVESQGMILMTDTPDGKLAFVEPTKAVKNGQQVS comes from the coding sequence ATGAGTGCTCCTAAAAGATATACAATTACTGCCGCTTTACCATATACAAATGGTCCAATACATATTGGTCACTTAGCAGGTGTTTACGTTCCTGCAGATATTTACGCACGTTATTTACGTTTAACAGGTAATGACGTTGCTTACATTTCTGGTTCGGATGAACATGGTGCTGCTATACCAATGAGAGCGAAAAAAGAAGGTGTTTCTCCGCAAGTTATTATCGATAAATATCACGGAATTATTAAAAAATCTTTCGAAGATTTTGGTATTTCTTTTGATAATTATTCGAGAACTTCCTCTAAAATTCATCATGAAACGGCCTCAGATTTTTTCACTAAGCTGTATAATGATGGTGAGTTTATAGAAGAAGTATCGGCACAATTATACGATGCAGAAGCAAACCAATTTTTAGCAGACAGATTTGTGGTTGGAACTTGCCCAAAATGTGGTTTCGAAGAAAGTTATGGAGACCAATGTGAAAACTGCGGAACAAGCCATAACGCAACAGATTTAATAAACCCAAAATCTTCAATTACAGGAAATGTACCAAGTTTAAAGGAAACAAAACACTGGTTTTTACCTTTAGATAAACATGAAGCATTTTTACGTGAGTGGATTTTAGAAGGACATAAAAAAGATTGGAAACCTAATGTTTACGGACAAGTAAAAAGTTGGGTAGAAGATGGTTTAAGACCAAGAGCGGTAACGAGAGATTTAGATTGGGGAATTCCGGTTCCTTTAAAAGATGCCGAAGGAAAAGTACTTTATGTTTGGTTTGATGCGCCAATTGGCTACATTTCATCTACTAAAGAATGGGCAGCAAGAGAAGGCAAAAATTGGGAAGATTACTGGAAAAAAGATGATACTAAAATGGTTCATTTTATAGGGAAAGATAATATTGTTTTTCACTGTATTATTTTCCCGGCGATGTTAAAAGCACACGGAGATTATATTTTACCAGATAATGTACCTGCAAATGAATTCTTAAATTTAGAAGGAAATAAATTATCTACTTCTAAAAATTGGGCAGTTTGGTTGCACGAGTATTTAGAAGAATTTCCAGATCAGCAAGATGTTTTGCGTTATACCTTAACAGCAAACGCTCCAGAAAGTAAAGACAACGATTTTACTTGGAAAGATTTTCAGGCAAAAAACAATAACGAATTGGTTGCTATTTTTGGTAACTTTATTAATAGAGTTGTAGTTTTAACAAACAAATATTACGAAGGGATTGTACCTGCTGCCAATGATTTTACAGAAGTAGATGAAGATGTTTTAGCTGCTGTAAAAGAGTTTCCGAATATTATTGGTAAATCTATTGAAAGATATCGTTTTAGAGAAGCTAGCCAAGAATTAATGAACTTAGCCAGACTTGGTAACAAGTATTTAGCGGATGAAGAGCCTTGGAAAGTGATTAAAGTAGACGCAGAACGTGTACATACAATTATGTATGTTGCTTTGCAAATTTCTGCAGCATTGGCCGTAGTTTCTAAACCATTTTTACCGTTTACTTCAGATAAATTAAAAGGAATTTTAAATATTGATGATGCCCTTTCTTGGTTAGATATTACCGAAAAAGATGTTTTATTACCAGCAACGCATCAAATAAATAAAGCCGAATTGTTGTTTTCTAAAATTGAAGATAAAACGATTGATGCTCAGGTTGAAAAATTAGAAGCAACTAAAATTGCTAACGAGCAAGAAAATAAAGTTTTAGAACCTCAAAAAGAAACAATTGAGTTTGAAGATTTCACCAAGCTAGATATTAGAATTGGTACTATTTTAGAGGCAGAAAAGGTTGCAAAAACTAAAAAACTTTTAAAATTAAAGGTTGATGTTGGTATTGATACAAGAACTATTGTTTCTGGTATTGCAGAAAGCTTCTCTCCAGAAGATATTATTGGTCAGCAAGTTTCTGTTTTGGTAAACTTAGCACCAAGAAAAATTAGAGGTGTAGAAAGCCAAGGAATGATTTTAATGACAGATACACCAGATGGTAAACTTGCATTTGTAGAACCTACAAAAGCAGTTAAAAACGGACAACAAGTTAGTTAA
- a CDS encoding LD-carboxypeptidase encodes MILSSVNAQDKLSTPAYLQIGDTIVIVAPAGILKQYRKATVLKAVKLAESWGLKVVLGKNLYKQNNHFAGTDVERCQDFQDALDNPNIKAIWAARGGYGSVRILDLLDYTKFKQQPKWIIGYSDITAFHNHIHTLGVETIHGMMASSLEEKPEEIIKTIASFKKSLFGEKLSYKIPSSKYNRVNSSSKIIEGQIIGGNLAILSSMLGSKSQLNTNGKILFIEEIGEYKYSIDRMLQSLKRAGYFTNVNAVIIGNMSSIRKNSTKWGSAIEQLILDVVPENIPVLFDFPAGHEADNRAMIFGRKVKLTVGSKQYSVDFED; translated from the coding sequence ATGATTTTATCATCTGTAAACGCACAAGACAAATTAAGTACACCAGCTTATTTACAAATAGGAGATACCATTGTCATTGTTGCACCTGCCGGAATTTTAAAACAATATAGAAAAGCAACTGTATTAAAAGCTGTAAAATTAGCGGAGAGTTGGGGTTTAAAAGTTGTTTTAGGTAAAAATTTATATAAGCAGAATAATCATTTTGCAGGAACAGATGTAGAACGATGTCAAGATTTTCAAGACGCGTTAGACAACCCAAACATTAAAGCAATTTGGGCTGCAAGAGGCGGTTATGGTTCTGTACGTATTTTAGATTTATTAGATTATACTAAGTTTAAACAACAGCCAAAATGGATTATTGGGTATTCTGATATTACTGCGTTTCACAACCATATTCATACTTTAGGTGTAGAAACTATTCATGGAATGATGGCGAGTAGTTTAGAGGAAAAACCAGAAGAAATAATTAAAACAATAGCTTCATTTAAGAAATCTTTATTCGGAGAAAAATTGAGTTATAAAATTCCTTCTTCAAAATATAATAGAGTTAATTCTTCATCAAAAATAATAGAAGGACAAATAATAGGAGGGAATTTGGCTATTTTAAGCTCTATGTTAGGATCTAAAAGTCAGTTGAATACGAATGGTAAAATTTTATTTATTGAAGAAATTGGCGAGTATAAATATTCTATAGATAGAATGCTGCAAAGTTTAAAACGTGCCGGGTATTTTACAAATGTAAATGCCGTAATTATAGGTAATATGTCTTCTATTAGAAAGAATTCTACCAAATGGGGAAGTGCTATAGAGCAATTAATTTTAGATGTTGTACCAGAAAATATTCCTGTTTTATTTGATTTTCCTGCAGGTCATGAAGCAGATAATAGAGCAATGATTTTTGGAAGGAAAGTTAAGTTGACTGTTGGTAGTAAGCAGTATTCTGTAGATTTTGAAGATTAA
- a CDS encoding YraN family protein, producing MAEHNELGKKGEKLAIDFLLKNDYKILETNYRYLKAEVDIIAKKGEVLAAVEVKTRSSDYFEEPQDAVKAKKIKLLVSAIDYYVVDKDLDVEVRFDIIAIIHQKNKTKIEHLEDAFLHF from the coding sequence ATGGCAGAACATAATGAACTTGGTAAAAAGGGAGAAAAATTAGCCATCGATTTTTTATTAAAAAACGACTATAAAATCCTAGAAACAAACTACCGCTATTTAAAAGCGGAAGTAGATATTATTGCTAAAAAAGGAGAAGTTTTAGCTGCTGTTGAGGTAAAGACAAGAAGTTCAGATTATTTTGAAGAACCACAAGATGCTGTAAAGGCTAAAAAAATTAAGTTATTAGTTTCTGCTATCGATTATTATGTGGTTGATAAAGATTTAGATGTTGAGGTTCGATTTGATATTATTGCTATCATCCATCAAAAAAATAAAACAAAAATTGAACATTTAGAAGATGCTTTTTTGCATTTCTAA
- a CDS encoding DMT family transporter — protein MMKKNFWVGVFLGVLGIVLFSSKAVMVKLAYNYNVDAITMLLLRMLFSFPFYVIIAYVYRNKNKETKTTKSDYYWIVFFGLVGYYLASYFDFEGLTYIKASLERIILFVYPTIVILLNRLFFKQPITKFQALAIFLSYLGIVIAFSDEVDVSGNNVYLGGFYVLLSAITYASYLVGSGWLIPKFGVVKFTAYAMLVSCFCVFIHFSFIGKTDLFNLPWQVYSFGLLIAVFATVIPSFLVSTSIKMISSSNFAIVAGVGPISTIILASFFLGESLTMLQFFGAFLVIIGIVITSLKQAKNKK, from the coding sequence ATGATGAAAAAAAACTTTTGGGTGGGTGTTTTCTTAGGTGTTTTGGGCATTGTGCTTTTTTCTTCTAAAGCGGTAATGGTGAAGCTTGCATACAATTATAATGTAGATGCAATTACCATGTTGTTGTTAAGAATGCTGTTTTCTTTTCCGTTTTATGTAATTATAGCCTACGTATATCGAAATAAAAATAAAGAGACTAAAACTACAAAAAGCGATTATTATTGGATTGTATTTTTTGGTTTGGTTGGTTATTATCTAGCAAGCTACTTCGATTTTGAAGGTTTAACTTATATAAAGGCGAGTTTAGAACGTATTATTTTATTTGTGTACCCAACAATTGTAATTCTATTAAATAGACTTTTTTTTAAGCAACCGATTACTAAATTTCAAGCTTTAGCCATTTTTTTATCTTATTTAGGAATTGTAATTGCGTTTTCTGATGAAGTAGATGTTTCTGGAAATAACGTTTATTTAGGAGGTTTTTATGTGCTTTTAAGTGCCATAACCTATGCGTCTTATTTAGTTGGAAGTGGTTGGTTAATTCCTAAATTCGGGGTTGTAAAATTTACAGCCTATGCTATGCTAGTTTCCTGTTTTTGCGTGTTTATACACTTTAGTTTTATAGGTAAAACAGACTTGTTTAATTTGCCTTGGCAAGTATATAGTTTTGGACTTTTAATAGCTGTTTTTGCAACTGTAATCCCTTCGTTTTTGGTAAGTACTTCTATAAAAATGATTAGCTCGTCTAATTTTGCTATTGTTGCAGGTGTTGGGCCAATATCTACCATTATATTAGCGTCTTTTTTCTTAGGAGAAAGCTTAACTATGTTGCAGTTTTTTGGCGCCTTTTTAGTAATTATTGGTATTGTTATAACCTCTTTAAAACAGGCTAAAAATAAGAAGTAA
- a CDS encoding TlpA disulfide reductase family protein, translating into MAKKIFVFLIFTIHFSAVSQQFFKINDTAPDFNLWLTDGTKLTNKDTKGKVVVFKFWFTSCMPCLTDIPKLNNLVQEFKKRDDILFIAPALDRKPVIEKLLKVHPFLFKIAYSAMDVSQKFNKQQVYPSYFIINKKGKISYIDSGSKKSEIKDLKNALLTALK; encoded by the coding sequence ATGGCAAAAAAAATATTCGTTTTTTTAATTTTTACAATTCATTTCTCTGCGGTAAGTCAACAATTTTTTAAAATTAATGATACTGCTCCAGACTTTAACTTATGGCTTACAGATGGTACTAAATTAACAAATAAAGATACTAAAGGAAAGGTAGTTGTTTTTAAGTTTTGGTTTACCTCTTGCATGCCTTGTTTAACAGATATTCCTAAATTAAATAACCTAGTACAAGAGTTTAAAAAAAGAGATGATATTCTATTTATCGCACCTGCTTTAGACAGAAAACCTGTAATAGAAAAGTTACTAAAAGTACATCCATTTCTATTTAAAATTGCCTATTCGGCGATGGATGTTAGTCAGAAATTTAACAAACAACAAGTATATCCATCTTATTTTATCATCAATAAAAAAGGAAAAATTTCTTATATAGATAGTGGCAGTAAAAAATCTGAAATTAAAGATTTAAAAAACGCCCTTTTAACAGCTTTAAAGTAA
- a CDS encoding TlpA disulfide reductase family protein produces MKKILAFIFLISSFAQAQYTVNGTMSPTIDTDWVILYKIEGASQKFIQNSKIKIDSVAIQGKKQAIGSFSFTLPESTKVGSYRITYRLENAGFVDFIFNKEDVNFGFHPEYANQTVTFTTSKENMLYKDYVDNISTAQQKLDSIQIAGLEDQSLHLKDEYKQALKTLNSIQKEYLEASNGMYVQPFIKASLRNNLPEIIETPEKYMSNMIGSFFDHIDFNNKTLLNSSFITDRITDYVFYINYSQDTETQQKLFKESVDKVFSKIDNISYKKEIIEFLINQFETDMNLELIDYLFDNYYAKLPANIQDKSFKEEKQALFAAEIGRIAPDFSWKEDGKQLTLSKLNEAENYLLIFWSTTCSHCLNEVPQVHTFLKENEKVKVIAYSLENDSYGWSSFKKTLPNWHHVLGLNKWQNKIARTYNVVSTPSYFILDANKKIIAKPEHLKDVKQFFAKK; encoded by the coding sequence ATGAAAAAAATACTCGCATTTATATTCTTAATTTCTTCGTTTGCACAAGCACAATATACTGTTAATGGAACCATGTCTCCTACCATAGATACAGATTGGGTTATCTTATACAAAATTGAAGGTGCATCACAAAAGTTTATACAAAACTCAAAAATTAAGATAGATTCTGTTGCTATTCAAGGAAAAAAACAAGCAATAGGTAGCTTTAGTTTTACACTGCCAGAAAGCACAAAAGTAGGTTCTTATAGAATAACTTACAGACTAGAAAATGCAGGTTTTGTAGATTTTATCTTTAATAAAGAAGATGTAAATTTTGGTTTTCATCCAGAATACGCAAACCAAACCGTAACTTTTACCACTTCTAAAGAAAACATGTTGTATAAGGATTATGTTGATAATATTTCTACAGCACAACAAAAATTAGATTCTATACAAATTGCAGGTTTAGAAGACCAAAGCTTACATCTTAAGGATGAATATAAACAGGCTTTAAAAACATTGAATAGTATTCAAAAAGAATATTTAGAAGCTTCAAACGGAATGTATGTTCAGCCCTTTATTAAAGCTTCATTAAGAAATAATCTTCCAGAAATTATAGAAACGCCAGAGAAATATATGTCTAATATGATTGGCTCCTTTTTTGACCATATTGACTTTAATAACAAAACATTACTAAATTCTTCTTTTATAACAGATAGAATTACAGATTATGTTTTTTACATTAATTACTCTCAAGATACAGAAACACAACAAAAATTATTTAAAGAATCTGTAGATAAGGTTTTTTCTAAGATTGATAATATTTCTTATAAAAAAGAAATTATTGAGTTTTTAATTAATCAGTTTGAAACTGATATGAATCTTGAGTTAATAGATTATTTGTTCGATAATTACTATGCTAAATTACCCGCTAACATTCAAGATAAAAGCTTTAAAGAAGAAAAACAGGCCTTATTTGCTGCAGAAATAGGTAGAATTGCACCAGATTTCTCTTGGAAAGAGGACGGTAAACAATTAACGCTTTCTAAATTAAACGAAGCAGAAAATTATTTATTAATTTTTTGGAGTACTACTTGTTCTCATTGTTTAAATGAAGTACCACAAGTACATACATTTTTAAAAGAAAATGAAAAGGTAAAAGTAATTGCGTATTCTTTAGAAAATGATAGTTATGGCTGGAGTAGTTTCAAAAAAACATTACCAAATTGGCATCATGTTTTAGGTTTAAATAAATGGCAGAATAAAATTGCTAGAACTTACAATGTAGTTTCTACACCTAGTTATTTTATTCTAGATGCTAACAAAAAAATAATTGCAAAACCAGAACATTTAAAAGATGTAAAACAGTTTTTTGCTAAAAAGTAA
- a CDS encoding CvpA family protein translates to MNIFDIVIASLLLFGFVRGVLKGLFVEVASLVALIAGVYGAIHFSYFASDFLKEYVSWNPEYISLASFAITFVIIILVIALLGKALTKIADFASLGILNKILGGVFGALKIGLILSVLFIFFGKMNDTIPFIEKETLQESILYGPVKKVAPTIFPSIIKEVEKEKEV, encoded by the coding sequence ATGAATATTTTTGACATTGTTATAGCTTCTTTATTGCTTTTTGGTTTTGTTAGAGGGGTATTAAAAGGTTTGTTTGTAGAAGTAGCCTCTTTGGTAGCACTTATTGCCGGTGTGTATGGCGCAATTCATTTTTCTTACTTTGCTTCAGATTTTTTAAAAGAGTATGTTTCTTGGAACCCAGAATATATTTCTTTAGCTTCTTTTGCCATTACTTTTGTGATAATTATTTTGGTAATTGCGCTTTTAGGAAAAGCATTGACTAAAATTGCAGATTTTGCTTCTTTAGGAATTTTAAATAAAATATTAGGCGGTGTGTTTGGTGCTTTAAAAATAGGGTTGATATTAAGTGTTCTTTTTATTTTTTTTGGTAAAATGAATGATACAATTCCTTTTATAGAAAAGGAAACATTGCAAGAGTCTATTTTATATGGGCCCGTAAAAAAAGTAGCACCTACTATTTTTCCATCTATAATAAAGGAAGTGGAAAAGGAAAAAGAAGTATAG
- a CDS encoding carbonic anhydrase: MNLETVFKNNENWVKEKLATDKNYFEELGKGQKPELLYIGCSDSRATAEELMGAKPGEVFVHRNIANMVISIDLNVMSVINYAVDHLKVNHVIVCGHYGCGGVKAAMQSADLGILNPWLRNIRDVYRIHATELNAIKSEEKKYERLVELNVKEQCVNLIKTAAVQKAYRDRGLKVHGWVFDVHTGKLIDLKIDFEKYLDDIMEIYHLD; the protein is encoded by the coding sequence ATGAACTTAGAAACTGTATTTAAAAACAATGAAAATTGGGTTAAAGAAAAATTAGCTACAGATAAAAACTATTTTGAAGAATTAGGAAAAGGTCAAAAACCAGAATTATTATATATTGGTTGTTCAGATAGTAGGGCTACTGCAGAAGAACTAATGGGAGCTAAACCCGGAGAAGTTTTTGTGCATAGAAATATAGCTAATATGGTTATTAGTATCGATTTAAATGTAATGTCTGTAATTAATTATGCCGTAGATCATTTAAAAGTAAATCATGTTATTGTCTGCGGGCATTATGGTTGTGGAGGTGTTAAAGCAGCTATGCAATCTGCAGATCTTGGTATTTTAAACCCGTGGTTACGTAATATTAGAGATGTGTATAGAATTCATGCTACAGAGTTGAATGCTATAAAGTCTGAAGAAAAAAAATACGAACGTTTGGTAGAATTAAACGTTAAAGAACAATGTGTAAATCTTATTAAAACAGCTGCCGTACAAAAAGCGTACAGAGATCGTGGTTTAAAAGTTCATGGTTGGGTCTTTGATGTGCATACAGGTAAATTAATTGATCTAAAAATTGATTTCGAAAAATACTTAGATGATATAATGGAAATTTATCATTTAGATTAA
- a CDS encoding carbonic anhydrase family protein yields the protein MKAHTKETQSTMTPEKSLTFLKEGNQRFQDNLKAHRNLLEQVNDTSTGQFPFATILSCIDSRVSAELIFDQGLGDIFSIRIAGNFVNQDILGSMEFGCKLAGTKLVVVLGHTSCGAIKGACDNAKLGNLTAMLNKIKPAVNAVLEPKEASSRTSANLDFVDNVAARNVALTIERIRRESEVLATMEENGEIMIVGAMYNINDGAVSFIN from the coding sequence ATGAAAGCACATACTAAAGAAACACAGTCTACAATGACACCAGAAAAATCTTTAACCTTTTTAAAAGAAGGTAACCAAAGATTTCAAGATAATTTAAAAGCACATAGAAACCTACTAGAACAAGTTAATGATACAAGTACAGGTCAATTTCCTTTTGCAACAATTTTAAGTTGTATTGATTCTAGAGTTTCTGCAGAACTAATTTTTGATCAAGGTTTAGGAGATATTTTTAGCATTAGAATTGCTGGTAACTTTGTAAACCAAGATATTTTAGGTTCTATGGAATTTGGCTGCAAGTTAGCAGGAACAAAATTAGTAGTAGTTTTAGGCCACACAAGTTGTGGTGCCATAAAAGGTGCTTGCGACAATGCTAAATTAGGAAACCTTACTGCAATGCTTAACAAAATTAAGCCAGCAGTAAATGCTGTTTTAGAGCCAAAAGAAGCTAGCTCTAGAACATCTGCAAACTTAGACTTTGTAGATAATGTTGCCGCTAGAAATGTAGCACTTACTATAGAAAGAATTAGACGCGAGAGTGAAGTTTTAGCAACAATGGAAGAAAATGGTGAAATTATGATTGTTGGTGCTATGTACAATATTAATGATGGTGCAGTTAGTTTTATAAACTAA
- a CDS encoding SulP family inorganic anion transporter, with the protein MFKNIKSDLPASIVVFFVALPLCLGIALASGAPLFSGVIAGIIGGVVVGGLSGSKLGVSGPAAGLAAIVLTAIGTLGGYENFLVAVVLAGIIQLIFGVLKAGVIGYYFPSSVIKGMLTGIGIIIILKQIPHFFGYDAEPEGAESFIEASGENTFSSIFNIFDHLILGSLVIGIIGLLVILFWDTVLSKKAKFFTVIQGPLIAVVLGIVYHLFTATNETLGISASHLVSVPIPEDINSFLGQFSFPNFAAITNTEVWVVAFTIALVASLETLLSVEACDKLDPNKNVTPTNRELLAQGAGNIISGLVGGLPITQVIVRSSANVQSGGKTKLSTILHGLFLLISVILIPTLLNKIPLSVLAAILLVVGYKLAKPKLFTQMYKLGWKQFVPFIVTVVGIVFTDLLVGIGLGLFVGIIVILLKSYQNSHFLHIEDKSNGKHKIKMTLAEEVTFFNKGAILKELDSLPVDTYLEINLIKTRYLDNDIIEILEDFLFKAKERNIDIKLISKRGTVENPESFIHFFKEKPKSDISLS; encoded by the coding sequence ATGTTTAAAAATATTAAAAGCGACTTACCTGCAAGTATTGTAGTGTTTTTCGTAGCATTACCTTTGTGTTTAGGTATTGCATTAGCAAGTGGAGCACCTTTATTTTCTGGAGTAATTGCAGGTATCATTGGAGGTGTTGTTGTAGGTGGTCTTAGTGGATCTAAACTTGGTGTTAGTGGTCCTGCTGCAGGATTAGCTGCTATTGTTTTAACTGCTATTGGTACTTTAGGTGGTTATGAAAACTTTTTAGTTGCCGTAGTCTTAGCTGGTATCATTCAATTAATTTTTGGTGTTTTAAAAGCGGGAGTTATTGGTTATTATTTTCCATCTTCAGTAATTAAAGGAATGTTAACAGGTATTGGTATCATCATTATCTTAAAGCAAATTCCTCACTTTTTTGGTTATGATGCAGAACCAGAAGGAGCCGAGAGCTTTATTGAAGCTTCAGGAGAAAATACATTTTCATCAATATTTAACATCTTCGATCATCTTATTCTAGGATCTCTTGTAATTGGTATTATAGGTTTATTAGTTATCTTATTCTGGGATACTGTTTTATCTAAAAAAGCAAAGTTCTTTACAGTAATACAGGGTCCGTTAATTGCGGTTGTTTTAGGTATTGTTTACCATCTTTTTACTGCTACAAATGAAACTTTAGGTATTTCTGCATCACACTTGGTAAGTGTTCCTATTCCTGAAGACATTAATTCTTTTTTAGGTCAATTTAGCTTTCCTAATTTTGCCGCAATAACCAATACAGAAGTATGGGTTGTAGCATTTACTATTGCTTTAGTTGCTAGTTTAGAAACCTTGTTGAGTGTTGAGGCTTGTGATAAATTAGATCCAAATAAAAATGTAACTCCAACCAATAGAGAATTATTGGCTCAGGGAGCAGGAAATATTATTTCTGGTTTAGTTGGTGGTTTACCTATTACACAAGTAATTGTAAGAAGTTCTGCAAACGTACAATCTGGTGGAAAGACAAAATTATCTACCATTTTACATGGTTTATTTTTATTAATTTCTGTAATTTTAATTCCTACTTTATTAAATAAAATTCCATTATCTGTACTTGCAGCTATATTATTAGTAGTTGGTTATAAATTAGCAAAACCAAAATTGTTTACACAAATGTATAAACTTGGTTGGAAACAGTTTGTACCATTTATTGTTACTGTTGTTGGTATTGTTTTTACCGATTTATTAGTAGGTATTGGTTTAGGGTTATTTGTTGGTATTATAGTTATTTTATTAAAAAGTTACCAAAACTCTCACTTTCTTCATATTGAAGATAAAAGTAATGGTAAGCATAAAATAAAAATGACCTTAGCAGAAGAAGTAACATTTTTTAATAAAGGTGCTATTTTAAAAGAATTAGACAGCTTACCTGTAGATACGTACTTAGAAATAAATCTTATTAAAACTAGATATTTAGATAATGATATTATTGAAATTTTAGAAGACTTTTTATTTAAAGCTAAAGAAAGAAATATTGATATTAAACTTATATCTAAGCGAGGTACAGTAGAAAACCCAGAAAGTTTTATCCATTTCTTTAAAGAAAAACCAAAATCAGATATTAGTTTAAGCTAA
- a CDS encoding SH3 domain-containing protein: MKRIFFLLLIIANSVTAQNVDSLFVSANNLYKNGKFSEAIEFYKQIEAKELVSSELYYNLGNSYYKLNKVGPSIYYYEKALLLDPLNADVKNNLVFAKRLALDNIEELPKTVLQKFKINYLQQFSYNQWAIVVILFSVLGSFLFLLFYFADGPSKKRFYFTTSMVSFILLITSLFITYNQYNFTINNKEAIVFAEKTKVRNAPTLNSEETFTLHEGTKIIVLDGLDEWKKVKINDGRLGWIHSEDIKLLTAF; encoded by the coding sequence ATGAAAAGAATATTTTTTTTATTGTTGATAATTGCCAATTCGGTTACTGCACAAAATGTAGATAGCCTATTTGTATCTGCAAATAACTTATATAAAAACGGCAAATTTAGCGAGGCTATTGAGTTTTACAAGCAAATAGAAGCAAAAGAATTAGTATCATCAGAATTGTATTATAATTTAGGTAATTCTTACTATAAGCTTAACAAAGTAGGACCATCAATCTATTATTATGAAAAAGCTTTACTATTAGATCCTTTAAATGCAGATGTAAAAAACAATTTGGTTTTTGCAAAACGTTTAGCATTAGATAATATTGAGGAATTACCAAAAACAGTATTACAAAAATTTAAAATAAATTATTTACAACAGTTCTCTTACAACCAATGGGCAATAGTAGTTATACTCTTTTCTGTTTTAGGAAGCTTCTTGTTTTTACTATTTTATTTTGCTGATGGACCTTCTAAAAAAAGATTCTATTTTACAACAAGTATGGTGAGCTTTATATTGTTAATTACCTCACTATTTATCACTTACAATCAATATAATTTTACTATTAATAATAAAGAAGCGATTGTTTTTGCAGAAAAAACTAAAGTTAGAAATGCACCTACATTAAACTCCGAAGAAACATTTACGTTGCATGAGGGTACTAAAATTATAGTTTTAGATGGCTTAGATGAATGGAAAAAAGTTAAGATTAATGATGGTAGATTAGGCTGGATACACTCTGAAGACATCAAACTATTAACCGCTTTTTAA